A portion of the Salvelinus alpinus chromosome 33, SLU_Salpinus.1, whole genome shotgun sequence genome contains these proteins:
- the LOC139562744 gene encoding nuclear factor of activated T-cells 5-like isoform X3 has translation MTMGGPRSAFPTSSSSTMHSTTSATDQTSAHTGIAAPDEGVSSRAVAEMLGAEGGTGNSGSAGGGRAGGEKGGGAGSLGGGGRGGASQEAQQHHQMTPSKRRTVLNISPPPEDLFDDSRMSCQEDQLQDSEQSNSIWMDDSASNFSIVSSSSYNDNTEVPRKSRKRTPRQRPGPKPASAEEASMDVFDADSAKGPHFVLSQLGSDSKACTKGSSADGPQTLASQFPQKSEGKELKILVQPETQHRARYLTEGSRGSVKDRTQQGFPTLKLEGVNEAVVLQVFVGNDAGRVKPHGFYQACRVTGRNTTACKEVDIEGTTVIEVSLDPSNNMTLAVDCVGILKLRNADVEARIGVAGSKKKSTRARLVFRVNIPRPDGSVLTLQTPSSPILCTQPAGVPEILKKSLHSCSARGDEEVFIIGKNFLKDTKVIFQENVSDEKSWKAEAEIDMELFHQNHLIVKVPPYQNPAIASAVCVGIYVVTNAGRSHDVQPFTYTPEPVDISVKKEVPSPGKPCSFDQRMKVIDGALMPIMLPLVKREEVTPMEVSSNLPSAGIFKRTPDVMCSAQQTLDMSSNLPPNNSPFSNSLPRPASDPDESQTAVFNSAEALSTIQKQDIAPTNSFPVPADSLLQPGPQQFLLEPREGLGQDRAGNNAGAVGRLSQQVEAPQPAPQQHQLPIFPPDEVAQLEQAVRQLQAKGYCSQHQQRQQQQIQQQQIQQQQQQQIQQQQQQQIQQQQQQQIQQQQLQQQQQIQQQQIQQQQQQQIQQQQIQHQQQQVLDNLQQQLFQSQMPMQCGIFQGSSRGENTEQQGSQQGMVQNHGSLFQQAQQQQQQQQQQKQQQQAALFQQANELLSIQTNFLHQTPSHPSPPLFHNPSPLAEAQDPQGALFHTQKASPTQEQVQATLFQNTLTVLSRTSLSPEQPPSAANLFLPQSTLPGQLSASGSQQQLAFLSALQTSATEPQSVFQAQTQLSPIQQGTPMEQQQPSQPQPQPQPPQQNSMFQNISPHPPANTLSQTQQQQASLLFCSNPLSTPEQPPSLLFSGQGQMPPMSSSSLNSQEPQNPSMLFSQASMVTVSQQESSEPMAFQDQSQVVGNPSVPRQQGLFQEQQPMQLITSSNNGPEQPVSLFMPQSNMAALQGCMAAQELPQTGIFSTQNGVAGLQTTTSSPVQQPGSLFQTAVSGTLNQPSEAQQPGLFLFGIQNECGQLINSPGTTLSDQIIAISQSGQNQRESEAQIQSLLNQSMSESGSMQNSMMASQNMEKIDDMLVSLQEQGNNLTRSY, from the exons ATGACCATGGGAGGCCCTCGCAGTGCTTTTCCCACCTCTTCCAGCTCCACCATGCACTCCACTACTTCAGCCACCGACCAGACCTCTGCTCACACCGGCATCGCCGCTCCAGACGAAGGTGTAAGTAGCAGAGCGGTGGCGGAGATGCTTGGCGCCGAGGGCGGGACTGGCAACAGTGGGAGTGCTGGTGGCGGCAGGGCTGGCGGCGAGAAAGGAGGAGGGGCAGGATCCctaggtggaggaggaagagggggggcaTCCCAGGAGGCCCAGCAGCACCACCAGATGACCCCCTCCAAGCGGCGGACGGTGCTGAACATCTCGCCTCCGCCCGAGGACCTGTTTGACGACAGCCGCATGTCTTGCCAGGAGGATCAGCTCCAGGACTCTGAGCAGAGCAACAGCATCTGGATGGATGACTCCGCCTCCAACTTCAGCATTGTCAGCTCCAGCTCCTACAACGACAACACAGAGGTGCCCCGGAAGTCTCGCAAGCGCACCCCCCGCCAGCGACCCGGGCCCAAGCCTGCCTCGGCCGAGGAGGCCAGCATGGACGTGTTTGATGCAGACAGTGCCAAAGGGCCTCACTTTGTGCTCTCACAGCTGGGCTCAGACAGCAAGGCCTGTACCAAAGGAAG TTCGGCAGATGGCCCCCAAACCCTAGCGAGCCAGTTCCCTCAGAAGAGTGAGGGCAAGGAGCTGAAGATCCTGGTCCAGCCTGAGACCCAGCACAGAGCCCGCTACCTGACTGAGGGCAGCAGGGGGTCAGTGAAGGACCGCACTCAGCAGGGCTTCCCCACCCTAAAG CTGGAGGGTGTGAATGAGGCAGTGGTGCTgcaggtgtttgtgggtaatgaCGCTGGGCGTGTGAAGCCACATGGGTTCTACCAGGCCTGCAGGGTGACTGGGCGCAACACCACAGCCTGCaaggaggtggacattgagggcACCACTGTCATTGAAGTGTCCCTGGACCCCAGCAATAATATGACCCTGGC ggTGGACTGCGTGGGGATCCTAAAGCTGCGTAACGCTGATGTGGAAGCTCGTATCGGGGTGGCCGGCTCCAAAAAGAAGAGCACGCGTGCCAGGCTGGTGTTTCGGGTCAACATCCCCAGGCCGGATGGCTCGGTGCTCACGTTACAGACACCGTCGTCCCCCATCCTGTGCA CCCAGCCTGCAGGGGTGCCTGAGATTCTGAAGAAGTCCCTCCATAGTTGCTCGgcgaggggggatgaggaggtcTTCATCATTGGGAAGAACTTCCTCAAGGACACCAAGGTCATATTCCAGGAAAATGTATCCG ATGAGAAGTCTTGGAAGGCAGAGGCTGAAATTGACATGGAGCTGTTTCACCAG AATCACTTGATTGTGAAGGTTCCTCCTTACCAGAACCCAGCCATCGCGTCTGCAGTGTGTGTGGGGATCTACGTGGTGACCAATGCTGGCCGATCCCACGACGTGCAGCCTTTTACATACACTCCAGAACCAG TGGACATATCTGTGAAGAAAGAAGTTCCATCTCCAGGCAAGCCCTGCTCTTTTGATCAACGGATGAAAG TAATTGATGGTGCCTTGATGCCCATAATGTTGCCTCTTGTGAAGAGAGAAGAGGTCACTCCAATGGAGGTCTCCAGCAACCTCCCTTCTGCTGGCATTTTCAAG CGGACCCCCGATGTCATGTGTTCGGCCCAGCAGACGCTGGACATGAGTTCCAACCTTCCCCCCAACAACAGCCCGTTCTCCAACTCCTTGCCGCGGCCTGCCAGTGACCCTGATGAATCCCAAACAGCAGTCTTCAACAGTGCAGAGGCCCTGAGCACCATACAGAAGCAGGACATCGCTCCCACCAACTCCTTCCCCGTGCCTGCAGACTCTCTACTCCAACCTGGGCCTCAGCAGTTTCTCCTGGAGCCCAGAGAGGGGCTGGGGCAGGACAGGGCCGGCAACAACGCTGGGGCGGTAGGGAGGCTCAGTCAACAAGTGGAGGCCCCTCAACCTGCCCCCCAGCAGCACCAGCTGCCCATATTCCCCCCAGATGAGGTGGCCCAACTGGAACAAGCAGTGAGACAACTGCAGGCCAAAGGGTACTGCAGCCAGCATCAACAGCGACAACAGCAACAGATTCAGCAGCAACAAAttcagcaacaacagcagcaacaaattcagcaacaacagcagcaacaaattcagcaacaacagcaacaacaaattcaGCAACAGCaactacagcaacaacaacagattcaacaacaacaaattcagcaacaacagcaacagcaaatTCAACAGCAACAAATTCAACACCAGCAACAGCAAGTGTTGGACAACCTGCAACAGCAGCTGTTTCAGTCACAGATGCCCATGCAGTGTGGCATATTCCAGGGCAGTTCTCGAGGTGAGAACACTGAACAGCAGGGTTCCCAGCAGGGCATGGTGCAGAACCATGGTTCCCTCTTTCAGCAGgcccaacaacagcagcagcagcaacaacaacagaaacAGCAGCAGCAAGCAGCACTCTTTCAGCAAGCCAATGAGCTCCTCTCCATTCAGACAAACTTCCTCCATCAGACCccttctcatccctctccacccctcttccaTAACCCCAGCCCCCTGGCTGAGGCACAGGACCCACAGGGGGCGCTGTTCCACACTCAGAAGGCCTCTCCCACCCAGGAGCAGGTCCAGGCAACCCTCTTCCAGAACACACTGACAGTGTTGAGTAGGACCAGCCTTTCCCCAGAGCAGCCCCCCTCTGCCGCCAACCTGTTCCTCCCCCAGAGTACCCTGCCCGGGCAGCTCTCCGCTAGCGGTAGCCAGCAGCAGCTGGCCTTCCTCAGTGCCCTGCAGACCTCTGCCACTGAGCCCCAGTCAGTGTTCCAGGCTCAGACCCAGCTTTCCCCCATCCAGCAGGGGACCCCCATGGAGCAGCAGCAGCcctcccagcctcagccccagcctcagccacCTCAGCAGAACTCCATGTTTCAGAACATCTCCCCTCATCCACCTGCAAACACTCTCTCTCAGACCCAGCAGCAGCAGGCCAGCCTACTGTTCTGCAGCAACCCCCTCTCCACTCCAGAGCAGCCCCCCAGTCTGCTGTTCAGTGGCCAGGGCCAGATGCCCCCCATGAGCAGCAGCAGCCTGAACTCTCAGGAGCCCCAAAACCCCTCCATGCTGTTCTCTCAGGCCAGCATGGTGACGGTTAGCCAGCAGGAATCCTCTGAGCCCATGGCCTTCCAGGACCAGAGCCAGGTGGTGGGGAACCCCTCAGTGCCTCGCCAGCAGGGCCTGTTCCAAGAGCAGCAGCCCATGCAGCTGATCACCAGCTCCAACAACGGCCCAGAGCAGCCCGTCTCCCTCTTCATGCCCCAATCCAACATGGCTGCCCTGCAGGGTTGCATGGCTGCCCAGGAGCTCCCGCAGACAGGCATCTTCAGCACCCAGAATGGGGTGGCAGGCCTGCagaccaccacctcctcccccgTGCAGCAGCCAGGGTCTCTGTTCCAGACAGCAGTCAGTGGGACCCTCAACCAGCCCAGCGAGGCACAGCAGCCAGGCCTCTTCCTCTTTGGGATTCAGAACG AGTGTGGCCAGCTGATAAACTCTCCTGGAACCACTCTGTCTGATCAGATCATTGCCATCAGTCAGTCTGgtcagaaccagagagagagcgaggcccAGATCCAGTCGCTGCTCAACCAGTCCATGTCTGAGTCAGGGAGCATGCAGAACAGCATGATGGCCTCCCAGAACATGGAGAAGATAGATGACATGCTTGTCAGCCTGCAGGAGCAGGGCAACAACCTCACTCGCTCTTACTAG